A single region of the Ferroacidibacillus organovorans genome encodes:
- a CDS encoding L,D-transpeptidase — protein MLTGLATVIVLGTVAGVAVKNPSVLHAGTSAIGNVLGKITGHAAQSVSGVRALSHPKTAAAKNLVTTNNAPPPTPVVIDGVSMRYNPYKPSDGAYPSLAGVKHLWIDVSVDQQLVYIMNGNHVLYTMVTSTGLDTVPGNSTPLGVYHIQAERGTWFYAPQYQMGAQYWVSWLGHGVFLFHSVTETINHKLIPTVAAKLMSKASHGCFHLTIPDAQWVYNHIPYHTTVVVEQAPVRLLNHQIYKPSAEQKAAALTNPPGGANAMQSS, from the coding sequence ATGTTAACAGGATTGGCGACTGTGATTGTACTGGGTACGGTGGCTGGGGTCGCAGTAAAGAATCCATCGGTTCTCCATGCAGGGACATCTGCGATTGGAAATGTGCTAGGAAAAATCACTGGGCATGCGGCGCAAAGTGTATCGGGGGTTCGTGCGCTGTCGCACCCGAAAACGGCAGCCGCCAAAAACCTTGTCACGACAAACAATGCACCGCCGCCGACTCCGGTTGTCATTGATGGTGTGAGCATGCGGTATAACCCCTATAAACCTTCCGATGGGGCATACCCCAGTTTGGCCGGGGTTAAGCATTTATGGATTGACGTGAGCGTCGATCAACAACTCGTGTATATCATGAATGGAAACCATGTTTTGTATACGATGGTAACATCGACTGGACTTGACACGGTTCCGGGGAATAGCACCCCTCTTGGTGTATATCACATCCAGGCGGAGCGGGGGACGTGGTTTTACGCGCCGCAGTATCAGATGGGTGCCCAGTACTGGGTTTCTTGGCTTGGGCACGGGGTTTTTCTCTTTCACTCTGTCACAGAAACGATCAATCACAAGCTGATACCGACCGTTGCCGCAAAGCTTATGAGCAAAGCGTCGCACGGATGTTTTCATCTCACGATTCCTGACGCACAGTGGGTGTATAACCACATTCCGTACCATACGACGGTTGTCGTGGAGCAGGCGCCTGTCCGCTTGTTGAATCATCAGATCTACAAACCGTCCGCCGAACAGAAGGCAGCCGCACTGACGAATCCGCCGGGTGGGGCAAACGCTATGCAGTCATCTTGA
- a CDS encoding pyrroline-5-carboxylate reductase dimerization domain-containing protein, translating to MNLGVIGTGRIGSMLATALAVAAPNAAITVYNRSWDKAESLADTFPKTIQATRTLEDVVTRADHIFLCLRPNDLRNVMRAIGGMLRKDQWVISTCSSISLYELETFCDSLVCKLIPSVTQRANAGVALVMFSERWREHQRNAFVDTLSCIGRIHTIAEEDVRIYSDLTSCAPAFFSHLALSFQKAAHQKGVDMATAQMLIAHMMEGLGTLVASDIYDFTTVIERVAVPGGVTEAGLKELTKMDESLFDRVLDATARRQREILDGGQH from the coding sequence GTGAACCTAGGCGTGATTGGCACCGGTCGCATCGGCAGCATGCTTGCCACCGCCCTTGCAGTCGCCGCACCAAATGCAGCGATAACGGTCTACAACCGCTCCTGGGACAAGGCTGAATCATTGGCGGACACGTTTCCAAAAACCATACAGGCAACACGCACATTAGAAGATGTAGTCACTCGCGCGGATCACATCTTTCTTTGTCTTCGCCCAAATGATCTGCGCAACGTGATGCGCGCAATCGGCGGAATGCTCCGCAAAGACCAATGGGTAATTTCGACGTGTAGTTCGATCTCCCTTTATGAGCTTGAAACCTTCTGCGACAGCCTTGTCTGCAAATTGATCCCTTCTGTCACACAACGTGCAAATGCAGGCGTCGCGCTCGTCATGTTCAGCGAACGTTGGCGCGAACACCAAAGAAATGCGTTTGTCGACACGCTGTCTTGCATTGGAAGGATTCACACGATTGCCGAAGAGGACGTGCGCATCTATTCGGACCTGACCAGTTGTGCGCCCGCCTTCTTTTCACACCTGGCCCTCTCATTTCAAAAGGCTGCCCATCAAAAAGGCGTGGACATGGCAACCGCCCAGATGCTTATTGCCCATATGATGGAGGGGCTTGGCACTCTCGTCGCCTCTGACATCTATGATTTTACAACAGTCATCGAACGGGTGGCCGTGCCCGGCGGCGTGACGGAAGCGGGGCTTAAAGAACTGACGAAAATGGATGAGTCCCTTTTTGATCGCGTGCTTGACGCCACTGCCAGACGGCAGCGCGAAATCCTTGACGGGGGACAGCACTGA
- the rpoN gene encoding RNA polymerase factor sigma-54: MRQHVELVLAQQQRLAMTQTMQQAVAILQMGTIELWDFTETAILENPLLEWAQDDLRAQFEQSLATTKREWRERQRLRGLGQREDAASLLKDERVTSLAGALREQVGFLAIHERTARILRGLIDCLDERGYLELTTAELASAFHASELEIESARSILQGFEPRGVGARDLRECLVLQLLDRPSSDVRTLAIELVNSHLATLAESGYAKGLARQLKTTADRVEEAVAMIRTTDPRPGLRYTQNETGYIVPDVSVVHVGSHYVTVVNDWAVPSLRISQMYETCLKRGTREDQEYLKRQWMEAKTLIRSIDARQRTLQRVCDLMVEYQEDFFHQGPSGLRPLTMKAVADALHLHVSTVSRTVAGKYIQTPRGTVELRRFFVNGLPSAQGDDISSTQLQGMIRRMIEQEHSAQPLSDREIAERLFAMGNQVSRRTVAKYREEMGFKASSRRKR; the protein is encoded by the coding sequence ATGCGGCAACACGTAGAGCTTGTACTCGCCCAGCAACAGCGGCTTGCAATGACTCAAACCATGCAGCAAGCGGTGGCTATCCTGCAAATGGGAACGATTGAACTGTGGGACTTTACGGAAACTGCAATCCTAGAAAACCCTCTGCTAGAGTGGGCGCAGGATGACTTGCGCGCACAATTTGAACAATCCCTTGCGACAACCAAGCGCGAGTGGCGAGAGCGTCAGCGACTTCGCGGCCTTGGACAGCGCGAAGACGCCGCGTCTCTCTTAAAAGATGAGCGCGTGACGTCACTCGCGGGTGCGCTTCGTGAGCAAGTAGGGTTCCTTGCGATTCACGAGCGGACTGCGCGCATCTTGCGCGGATTGATTGATTGTTTGGATGAGCGTGGCTATCTTGAATTGACGACGGCCGAACTGGCGTCCGCTTTTCACGCGTCAGAGCTAGAGATTGAATCGGCGCGCTCAATTTTGCAGGGCTTTGAACCACGCGGTGTCGGTGCGCGCGATTTGCGGGAGTGTCTCGTTTTGCAGCTTCTGGACCGGCCGTCAAGCGATGTGCGCACGCTTGCGATTGAGCTTGTGAACAGCCATCTCGCGACACTCGCGGAATCCGGTTATGCCAAAGGCCTCGCGCGTCAACTGAAAACAACGGCGGACCGCGTGGAGGAGGCGGTTGCGATGATTCGCACCACCGATCCGCGGCCAGGGTTGCGATACACACAGAATGAAACCGGATACATTGTGCCGGATGTGAGTGTGGTCCATGTCGGTTCACATTATGTCACAGTCGTCAATGATTGGGCGGTTCCGTCGCTTCGCATCTCGCAGATGTATGAAACATGTCTCAAGCGGGGCACGCGAGAAGATCAGGAGTATCTGAAGCGACAGTGGATGGAGGCAAAAACGCTGATTCGCAGCATTGATGCGCGGCAGCGAACCCTTCAGCGCGTTTGTGATCTGATGGTCGAGTACCAGGAGGATTTTTTTCATCAAGGGCCGTCTGGACTTCGCCCGCTCACCATGAAGGCGGTGGCAGATGCACTTCATCTGCACGTTTCGACGGTGAGCAGGACAGTTGCCGGAAAGTATATACAGACACCGCGGGGGACGGTGGAACTGCGGCGATTTTTTGTAAACGGTCTTCCTTCAGCGCAGGGAGATGACATTTCATCGACCCAGTTGCAAGGGATGATCCGCCGGATGATTGAGCAGGAACACAGCGCGCAACCGCTTTCTGATCGGGAAATCGCGGAACGTCTTTTTGCGATGGGCAATCAAGTCTCTCGTCGCACGGTTGCCAAGTACCGTGAGGAGATGGGTTTTAAAGCGTCGTCGCGCAGAAAACGTTAA
- a CDS encoding sugar-binding transcriptional regulator, translating to MPELTEKVRTRYRVLKRIELHQPVGRRTLAHVLGVSERVLRADVEVFKEQGLIEVGPLGTSITESGIDVLHALDPIMKTLDGRAEMELSLAEHLGIARVVVVSGDSEQSEDVMRDVGQAAAHVLRTFLHPPCTVAVTGGSSLAMLAELMPQATSTQDVEVVPARGGLGERHELLANTIASQLAARLGGRYRMFHVPESLSRTTAERLAQEPTIAEMIDRIRGANLVVHGIGDALTMAMRRGLDEETVSHLTVRGAVAEAFGYFFDAEGHIVHMMNTVGLKLEDLTGEKMVIGVAGGRAKGPAIEAVAHAYRMDALVTDEGAARAILKKGEW from the coding sequence GTGCCAGAATTGACCGAAAAGGTCAGGACGCGCTATCGCGTGCTAAAGCGCATTGAACTTCACCAGCCTGTAGGGCGGCGAACGCTTGCACATGTGCTTGGCGTATCAGAGCGCGTTCTTCGCGCGGACGTGGAAGTCTTTAAGGAACAGGGACTGATTGAGGTGGGGCCGCTTGGCACGTCGATTACTGAGTCTGGGATTGACGTGTTGCACGCGCTTGATCCGATCATGAAGACACTGGATGGCCGGGCAGAAATGGAGCTCTCTCTTGCCGAGCATCTTGGTATCGCGCGTGTCGTCGTCGTCTCAGGGGACAGTGAGCAAAGCGAGGATGTCATGCGCGATGTCGGACAGGCAGCGGCCCACGTCTTGCGCACGTTTTTGCACCCCCCATGTACGGTGGCTGTCACAGGCGGGTCGTCGCTTGCGATGCTCGCCGAGTTAATGCCACAGGCGACCTCTACCCAGGATGTGGAAGTTGTCCCTGCGCGCGGTGGATTGGGTGAGCGGCACGAACTGCTCGCAAACACCATCGCTTCGCAATTGGCCGCCCGCCTCGGTGGGAGATACCGCATGTTTCACGTCCCCGAGTCGCTCAGCCGGACGACGGCAGAACGTCTTGCGCAGGAGCCGACGATCGCTGAGATGATCGATCGGATCCGCGGCGCGAACCTCGTTGTGCACGGGATCGGCGATGCGCTCACGATGGCGATGCGGCGTGGTCTTGACGAAGAGACGGTGTCACACCTCACGGTACGCGGCGCTGTCGCGGAAGCGTTTGGATACTTTTTTGACGCAGAAGGGCACATTGTGCACATGATGAACACGGTGGGACTGAAGCTTGAAGATCTCACCGGCGAAAAAATGGTCATTGGCGTCGCCGGCGGACGGGCCAAGGGACCTGCCATTGAAGCAGTTGCACACGCTTATCGCATGGACGCGCTGGTGACGGATGAGGGAGCGGCGCGCGCCATTTTAAAAAAAGGAGAATGGTAA
- a CDS encoding phosphoglycerate kinase has product MSENSSFQTLSDVNPRGLRVFVRADFNVPMEHGVITDDTRIRAALPTIRELVERGGRVILASHLGRPKGREDAAYSLAPVAARLADYLKQPVVFSKESTGPEAEAAVNALREGEVLLLENVRFHAGEEKNDPELAERFAALADLYVNDAFGAAHRAHASTAGITAHLRAVAGRLMERELRVMGAALQNPERPFTAIIGGAKVSDKIKVIENLLEKVDFLLIGGGMANTFLLAQGYAVGKSLVETDLVSTARALIRKAEGSGKSLLLPTDLIVATRFAADADHRVAALDAVREEEMALDIGPETIARYRAAVAASRTVIWNGPMGVFEMDAFSHGTRAIAQAMAEVAGTTIIGGGDSVAAIEKVGLAERMTHISTGGGASLEFLEGRVLPGVESLARRSS; this is encoded by the coding sequence ATGAGTGAAAACAGTTCGTTTCAGACGCTTAGCGATGTGAATCCAAGAGGGCTGCGCGTGTTTGTGCGCGCAGACTTCAACGTGCCGATGGAACATGGTGTCATCACGGATGACACGCGGATTCGCGCGGCGCTCCCGACGATCAGGGAGCTTGTCGAACGCGGCGGGCGTGTCATTCTGGCGTCGCATCTCGGACGTCCAAAGGGAAGGGAAGACGCAGCGTACTCCCTCGCCCCAGTTGCCGCAAGACTCGCTGATTACCTGAAGCAGCCTGTTGTGTTTAGCAAAGAGAGCACGGGACCAGAAGCAGAGGCGGCGGTGAATGCGCTTCGCGAGGGAGAGGTGCTTCTTCTTGAAAACGTGCGGTTTCACGCGGGCGAAGAAAAGAATGATCCGGAACTGGCCGAGCGTTTCGCTGCACTCGCCGATTTGTACGTAAATGACGCATTCGGCGCGGCACATCGCGCGCATGCCAGCACTGCCGGGATTACCGCCCATCTGAGGGCGGTGGCGGGACGACTGATGGAGCGCGAACTGCGCGTCATGGGCGCGGCGCTGCAAAACCCGGAGCGACCGTTTACCGCGATTATCGGAGGCGCCAAGGTCAGCGACAAAATCAAGGTGATCGAGAATCTGCTCGAAAAAGTGGACTTTCTTCTAATCGGCGGCGGAATGGCCAATACCTTCTTGCTCGCGCAGGGGTACGCAGTCGGCAAGTCGCTTGTTGAAACCGATCTCGTTTCAACGGCGCGCGCGCTGATCCGCAAAGCGGAAGGATCCGGCAAGTCTCTGCTGCTTCCAACGGACTTGATCGTTGCAACACGCTTTGCCGCAGACGCTGATCACCGCGTCGCAGCGCTTGACGCTGTAAGGGAAGAAGAGATGGCGCTTGACATCGGACCTGAAACGATTGCCCGCTATCGTGCGGCAGTCGCTGCGTCACGCACAGTCATCTGGAACGGCCCGATGGGCGTCTTTGAGATGGATGCCTTCTCACACGGAACGCGCGCGATCGCGCAGGCGATGGCAGAAGTGGCCGGGACGACGATCATTGGCGGCGGTGACTCTGTTGCGGCGATCGAGAAAGTGGGGCTTGCGGAGCGCATGACGCACATCTCGACAGGTGGCGGCGCATCGCTTGAGTTCTTGGAAGGCCGTGTATTGCCTGGTGTCGAGTCGCTGGCAAGGAGGAGTTCCTGA
- the tpiA gene encoding triose-phosphate isomerase, whose protein sequence is MRTPLIAGNWKMYKTRQEAFAFVDALKNLLASIDQKRVEGMIFAPYLALVGLADALAGTGIHVGAQNVHQAKEGAHTGEVSLGMLREVGVESVILGHSERRADCGETDQAVAEKTEAVLLAGLTPIVCVGETLEQREAGQTVAVISAQVNAVVEHLTRANAPEELASKLARLVFAYEPIWAIGTGKTASVSDATGVISGIRSTLTRVLDNRAEAVRILYGGSVKPENLGGFLAEKDIDGALVGGASLAPDSYAALLSVAAEANAS, encoded by the coding sequence ATGCGCACACCGCTGATTGCAGGAAACTGGAAGATGTACAAGACGCGGCAAGAAGCGTTCGCGTTTGTTGACGCGCTAAAAAATTTGTTGGCGTCGATCGATCAAAAGCGTGTCGAAGGGATGATTTTTGCACCCTATCTCGCGCTGGTCGGATTGGCCGACGCACTCGCGGGTACTGGCATTCACGTTGGCGCGCAGAATGTGCATCAAGCCAAAGAGGGAGCGCACACAGGCGAGGTCTCGCTTGGAATGCTCCGCGAGGTGGGCGTCGAGTCGGTCATTCTCGGGCACTCTGAGCGGCGCGCCGACTGTGGTGAAACAGATCAGGCGGTGGCTGAAAAAACAGAGGCCGTCTTGCTTGCGGGGCTCACGCCGATCGTCTGTGTCGGTGAGACACTCGAGCAACGCGAAGCAGGACAAACGGTGGCAGTCATCTCGGCGCAAGTAAACGCGGTGGTCGAGCATCTGACGCGCGCAAACGCACCGGAAGAACTTGCCTCAAAGCTAGCGCGCCTGGTGTTTGCCTACGAGCCGATCTGGGCGATCGGGACAGGCAAAACAGCGTCAGTGTCTGACGCGACGGGTGTCATCTCAGGGATCCGTTCAACGCTCACGCGTGTCCTTGACAATCGCGCAGAAGCGGTGCGCATTCTGTATGGCGGCAGTGTCAAACCGGAGAATCTCGGGGGCTTTCTCGCCGAAAAAGATATTGACGGGGCGTTGGTTGGCGGCGCGAGCCTCGCACCGGACTCTTATGCGGCACTGCTCTCCGTCGCGGCGGAGGCGAATGCGTCGTGA
- the gpmI gene encoding 2,3-bisphosphoglycerate-independent phosphoglycerate mutase, with amino-acid sequence MTGKTRVTPLALIILDGFGLTDELRGNAVAAAHKPNFDRLAKTYPFTTLRASGEAVGLPEGQMGNSEVGHLNLGAGRVVYQDLTRITKSIRDGDFMENKAFQSLAAHLRTKQRALHLCGLLSDGGVHSHIDHLFALLAFAKRERLERVYVHAFLDGRDVLPTTGVSFLRALKARMSELGVGQIATVQGRYYAMDRDRRYERTEKAYRAMVDGVGERVADPVAAVEMSYARGVTDEFVLPLVVVNDQDVPVATIQEDDGVLMFNFRPDRAVQISQAFAKDDFAGFDRGAARPHTQFVSMTHYSDTVGGTVAFTPTKLENTLGDVLAQHQLRQLRLAETEKFPHVTSFFSGGREEKFGLEERVLIPSPKVATYDLQPEMSAEQVADAAVAHIKERATDVIILNFANPDMVGHSGIMEAAVRAVEAVDICLGYVTDALFAAGGAAIVIADHGNAEVMIDLASGGPCTTHTTNPVPCIITLPGLTLRADGILADVAPTMLDLLALSKPQEMTGSSIIASSK; translated from the coding sequence GTGACAGGTAAAACCCGCGTGACGCCGCTTGCGCTGATTATCCTCGACGGGTTTGGCTTGACAGACGAACTGCGGGGCAATGCAGTCGCCGCTGCGCATAAACCGAACTTTGACCGCCTCGCAAAAACGTATCCGTTTACGACATTGCGCGCAAGCGGGGAGGCGGTGGGACTTCCCGAAGGGCAAATGGGCAACTCGGAAGTCGGTCATTTGAATCTCGGCGCAGGCCGCGTGGTGTACCAAGATCTGACGCGGATCACAAAGTCGATTCGCGATGGCGACTTTATGGAAAATAAAGCTTTTCAAAGCCTCGCGGCGCATCTGCGGACAAAACAGCGTGCGCTTCATCTCTGTGGGCTTCTCTCGGATGGCGGAGTACATAGTCACATCGACCATCTGTTTGCACTGCTTGCGTTTGCCAAGAGAGAAAGGCTTGAGCGTGTGTACGTTCACGCATTCCTTGACGGACGCGACGTTCTCCCGACGACTGGCGTCTCTTTTTTGCGCGCACTAAAGGCGCGCATGAGCGAACTTGGTGTCGGGCAGATCGCGACGGTGCAAGGCCGCTATTACGCGATGGATCGCGATCGCCGCTATGAGCGCACAGAAAAAGCGTATCGCGCTATGGTGGACGGCGTGGGGGAGCGCGTGGCGGATCCAGTTGCCGCCGTTGAGATGAGCTATGCGCGGGGGGTCACGGATGAGTTTGTTTTGCCGCTCGTCGTTGTAAATGATCAGGATGTACCTGTCGCGACGATTCAAGAGGACGACGGCGTGCTCATGTTCAATTTTCGTCCTGACCGCGCGGTGCAGATCAGTCAGGCGTTTGCGAAGGACGATTTTGCGGGATTTGACCGCGGCGCGGCGCGTCCGCATACGCAATTTGTGAGTATGACGCATTACAGTGACACAGTCGGCGGAACCGTGGCGTTCACACCGACGAAGCTTGAGAATACGCTTGGGGATGTCTTGGCGCAGCATCAGCTTCGCCAGTTGCGCCTCGCTGAAACGGAAAAGTTTCCTCACGTCACATCGTTTTTTAGCGGGGGCCGCGAAGAAAAATTTGGGCTTGAAGAGCGTGTGCTCATTCCGTCGCCAAAGGTTGCAACGTATGACTTGCAGCCGGAGATGAGCGCGGAGCAGGTGGCTGACGCGGCGGTTGCGCATATCAAAGAACGTGCGACCGATGTGATCATCCTGAATTTCGCAAACCCGGATATGGTCGGCCACTCAGGGATTATGGAGGCGGCGGTGCGCGCTGTCGAAGCGGTTGACATCTGTCTTGGCTACGTCACGGACGCGCTCTTTGCGGCGGGCGGTGCGGCGATTGTGATTGCCGATCACGGAAATGCCGAAGTGATGATCGATCTCGCGTCAGGCGGGCCATGCACCACGCATACGACAAACCCCGTACCGTGCATCATCACACTACCGGGGTTGACGCTGCGCGCGGATGGCATCCTCGCGGATGTCGCGCCGACGATGCTCGATTTGCTCGCGCTTTCAAAACCGCAGGAAATGACCGGTTCATCGATCATCGCTTCATCGAAATAG
- the eno gene encoding phosphopyruvate hydratase translates to MLIYDVAAREVLDSRGNPTVEVEVLLESGERGRAIVPSGASTGAHEAVELRDGDATRYLGKGVAQAVANVEDVIAPEIAGMDATDQIGVDRMLIELDGTENKGKLGANAILGVSLAVARAAATALELPLYAYLGGVNAKTLPVPMMNILNGGKHADNTVDIQEFMVMPIGAPSFKEGLRMGAEIFHHLKNVLRKKGLATSVGDEGGFAPNLASSEEALQVILEAITAAGYRPGDDVRLALDVASTEMFKDGVYHFEGEGVTRNTDEMIRYYEHLVNNFPIQSIEDGLAEDDWDGFAALTRHLGQRVQLVGDDLFVTNTKRLARGIEQRIANSILVKVNQIGTLTETLDAIEMAKRAGYTAIISHRSGESEDSTIADIAVATNAGQIKTGAPSRTDRVAKYNQLLRIEDALGASAQYAGRAAFYNLR, encoded by the coding sequence ATGCTTATTTATGATGTCGCCGCGCGTGAAGTGCTCGATTCGCGAGGCAATCCGACTGTGGAAGTGGAAGTGTTGCTAGAGAGCGGTGAGCGCGGACGGGCGATTGTCCCTTCCGGCGCGTCAACGGGTGCGCACGAGGCGGTAGAACTGCGTGACGGCGACGCGACCCGCTATCTCGGCAAAGGTGTGGCGCAGGCAGTCGCCAATGTCGAAGATGTGATTGCGCCAGAGATCGCGGGGATGGATGCGACCGATCAGATTGGGGTCGATCGCATGCTCATCGAGCTTGACGGCACGGAGAACAAGGGCAAGCTCGGCGCAAACGCCATTCTTGGCGTCTCGCTCGCCGTCGCGCGCGCGGCGGCCACGGCGCTTGAACTGCCGCTTTACGCATACCTCGGCGGCGTGAACGCAAAGACCCTGCCTGTCCCGATGATGAACATCCTGAATGGCGGGAAGCATGCAGACAACACGGTGGATATCCAGGAGTTCATGGTTATGCCCATCGGCGCGCCAAGCTTTAAAGAGGGCTTGCGCATGGGTGCGGAGATTTTCCATCACCTGAAAAATGTGCTGCGCAAAAAAGGGCTCGCGACGTCTGTCGGTGACGAGGGCGGCTTCGCGCCAAATCTCGCGTCAAGCGAAGAGGCGCTGCAGGTAATCCTTGAGGCGATCACAGCGGCTGGTTATCGTCCAGGGGATGACGTGCGGCTTGCGCTTGATGTGGCGAGCACAGAGATGTTCAAGGATGGCGTCTACCACTTTGAGGGCGAGGGCGTTACGCGAAACACGGATGAGATGATTCGCTATTACGAGCATCTCGTGAACAACTTCCCGATCCAGTCGATCGAAGACGGACTTGCAGAGGATGACTGGGATGGCTTCGCAGCGCTCACCAGGCACTTGGGCCAGCGCGTGCAACTTGTTGGCGACGATCTGTTTGTGACAAACACGAAGCGACTTGCGCGCGGGATCGAACAGCGCATCGCAAACTCGATTCTCGTCAAAGTCAACCAAATCGGCACGCTCACCGAGACGCTCGACGCCATCGAGATGGCGAAGCGCGCAGGCTATACGGCGATCATCTCGCACCGCTCGGGTGAGTCGGAGGATTCTACGATCGCCGACATCGCCGTGGCGACAAATGCAGGACAGATCAAGACGGGCGCACCGTCACGCACGGATCGTGTCGCGAAGTACAATCAACTCCTGCGCATTGAAGACGCGCTTGGCGCATCCGCCCAGTATGCGGGCCGCGCGGCATTTTACAACCTGCGCTAG
- a CDS encoding MFS transporter, with protein MKHRKPFVVALVTMTLFGALDMIRGVVALSLRVEYALSDAHLGMLLSVSAVGYLVASLISGWVTERVGIKRGVTTGLFLMVIGVGLTAFAPSLAALAVGYALSGLGAGTMEIGTNALIPLVAERQQARYFNALHACYGLGATLSPFLVAWSLRALHSWRMPYSIEFFGLFALLLFVLPMRYPRVQHAAARPLPPPLEESALPGIVAEEGVQASARTVQVYRSPVFYALVVAITLNVVAETGVANWMPTLLRQLGNTSAQSALALSGFYALYTLGRLFIGPHVARVGLIRSVVYACLLSAACMLIGQFGGRSLDFFMIISGASFGIIFPTISALASEQFPGRTASVLGLLFTSAGLGAAFGASMIGWLTQISSLQLGYSLVPAVLLLGALAIMFARRRQTESAR; from the coding sequence ATGAAGCATCGCAAACCGTTTGTGGTGGCGCTCGTCACCATGACACTCTTTGGCGCGCTCGACATGATCCGCGGTGTCGTCGCGCTCTCTTTGCGTGTAGAGTATGCGCTGAGTGACGCTCATCTTGGCATGCTCCTCTCCGTTTCAGCGGTGGGTTACCTCGTGGCGAGCCTGATCAGCGGCTGGGTGACAGAGCGTGTCGGCATCAAGCGCGGTGTCACCACTGGTCTTTTTCTCATGGTCATCGGTGTCGGCCTGACCGCTTTCGCGCCGTCTCTTGCCGCACTTGCTGTTGGCTATGCGCTTAGCGGACTGGGTGCTGGCACGATGGAAATCGGGACGAACGCCTTGATACCGCTCGTGGCAGAACGGCAACAGGCGCGCTACTTCAACGCGCTGCACGCGTGTTATGGACTCGGCGCCACGCTCTCGCCGTTTCTCGTTGCGTGGTCACTGCGTGCGCTGCACAGTTGGCGGATGCCGTATTCGATCGAGTTTTTCGGGTTGTTTGCGCTGCTTTTGTTTGTGCTTCCGATGCGCTATCCGCGTGTGCAGCATGCTGCTGCGCGCCCACTGCCGCCGCCGCTTGAGGAGTCGGCGCTGCCTGGCATTGTCGCAGAAGAAGGCGTACAGGCGAGCGCCCGCACAGTGCAGGTGTATCGCTCACCCGTTTTTTACGCGCTGGTCGTCGCCATCACCCTGAATGTCGTCGCAGAAACGGGTGTCGCAAACTGGATGCCGACGCTTTTGCGCCAACTGGGAAATACGTCTGCACAAAGCGCGCTCGCGCTCTCAGGGTTCTATGCGCTTTACACACTTGGCCGACTTTTCATCGGGCCGCACGTCGCGCGCGTCGGACTCATTCGCTCCGTGGTCTACGCGTGTCTCCTGTCAGCCGCCTGTATGCTGATCGGTCAGTTTGGCGGGCGCTCTTTGGACTTCTTTATGATCATATCTGGGGCGTCATTTGGCATCATCTTTCCTACCATCTCAGCGCTTGCCTCCGAGCAGTTTCCCGGGCGCACGGCGAGTGTGCTTGGCCTTCTCTTTACAAGCGCCGGCCTTGGCGCCGCGTTTGGCGCCTCCATGATCGGTTGGCTGACGCAGATCTCAAGCCTTCAACTGGGGTACTCTCTCGTGCCAGCCGTTCTTCTTCTAGGCGCGCTTGCCATTATGTTTGCGCGTCGGCGACAAACCGAAAGCGCGCGTTGA